A stretch of Pseudomonas sp. LRP2-20 DNA encodes these proteins:
- a CDS encoding glycosyl transferase family protein: MTDARPLTLETPAEHPFAEFVRILGKGKRGARGLTREEARAAMTLLLEGKVEDTQLGAFLMLLRHKEESAEELAGFTEALRAHLQAPRIAVDIDWPTYAGKKRHLPWYLLSAKCLAANGVRILMHGGGAHTAGRMYTEQLLALLQIPLCRDWTAVGQALDQQHLAFAPLHDWAPQLQRMIDLRNTLGLRSPIHSLARVLNPLGARCGLQSIFHPGYQAVHREASRLLGDHAVVIKGDGGEIEVNPDVISHLYGTRAGEAWDEEWPALSERRHVKPPSLQPEQLLAVWRGEAEDSYGEMAVIATMALALRGLGQDREQAFASARGYWATRNQSNN; this comes from the coding sequence ATGACCGACGCCCGCCCGCTGACCCTGGAAACCCCGGCTGAACACCCGTTCGCCGAATTCGTGCGCATCCTTGGCAAAGGCAAACGCGGCGCCCGCGGCCTGACCCGCGAAGAAGCCCGCGCCGCCATGACCCTGCTGCTCGAAGGCAAGGTCGAAGACACCCAGCTGGGGGCCTTCCTGATGCTGCTGCGGCACAAGGAAGAAAGCGCCGAAGAGCTCGCCGGTTTCACCGAAGCCCTGCGTGCGCACCTGCAGGCGCCACGCATCGCCGTGGATATCGACTGGCCGACCTACGCCGGCAAGAAGCGCCACCTGCCCTGGTACCTGCTCAGCGCCAAGTGCCTGGCCGCCAATGGCGTGCGCATCCTCATGCACGGCGGCGGCGCGCACACCGCCGGGCGCATGTACACCGAACAGCTGCTGGCACTGCTGCAGATCCCGCTGTGCCGCGACTGGACGGCGGTCGGCCAGGCCCTCGACCAGCAGCACCTGGCGTTCGCCCCGCTGCACGACTGGGCGCCGCAGCTGCAGCGGATGATCGACCTGCGCAACACCCTGGGCCTGCGCTCGCCCATCCATTCCCTGGCACGGGTGCTTAATCCGCTGGGCGCGCGTTGCGGCCTGCAGAGCATCTTCCACCCCGGCTACCAGGCGGTGCACCGTGAAGCCAGCCGCCTGCTCGGCGACCACGCCGTGGTGATCAAGGGCGATGGCGGCGAGATCGAGGTCAACCCCGATGTCATCAGCCACCTCTACGGCACCCGCGCAGGCGAAGCCTGGGACGAGGAATGGCCGGCGCTGAGCGAGCGCCGCCATGTGAAGCCACCGAGCCTGCAGCCCGAACAGCTGCTGGCGGTCTGGCGCGGCGAGGCCGAGGACAGCTATGGCGAAATGGCCGTGATAGCGACCATGGCCTTGGCGCTGCGTGGCCTGGGCCAGGATCGCGAACAGGCTTTTGCCAGCGCACGGGGTTACTGGGCTACGCGCAACCAATCGAATAACTAG
- a CDS encoding Bax inhibitor-1/YccA family protein, translating to MREQDYAVHHGQQAEQQEVSKVLRNTYSLLALTLAFSGVMAFVAQQMRVGYPNVFVVLIGFYGLFFLTAKLRDSVWGLVSTFALTGFMGFILGPILNRYLGMAGGAEVVSSAFAMTALVFGGLSAYVLITRKDMSFLSGFITAGFFVLLGAVVASFFFQISGLQLAISAGFVLFSSVCILFQTSAIIHGGERNYIMATISLYVSIYNLFISLLQLFGIMGRDD from the coding sequence ATGCGCGAACAGGATTATGCCGTACACCACGGCCAACAAGCCGAGCAGCAGGAGGTCAGCAAGGTCCTGCGCAACACGTACAGCCTGCTGGCACTCACCCTCGCCTTCAGCGGTGTCATGGCCTTCGTCGCCCAGCAGATGCGTGTCGGTTACCCGAACGTGTTCGTCGTGCTGATCGGTTTCTACGGTCTGTTCTTCCTCACTGCCAAGCTGCGTGATTCGGTCTGGGGTCTGGTGTCCACCTTCGCCCTCACCGGCTTCATGGGCTTCATTCTCGGCCCGATCCTCAACCGTTACCTGGGCATGGCCGGTGGTGCCGAAGTGGTCAGCTCGGCGTTTGCCATGACCGCGCTGGTGTTTGGTGGTCTGTCGGCCTATGTGCTGATCACTCGCAAGGACATGAGCTTCCTCAGCGGCTTCATTACCGCTGGCTTCTTTGTACTGCTGGGTGCGGTGGTGGCCAGCTTCTTCTTCCAGATCAGCGGCCTGCAACTGGCGATCAGCGCTGGCTTCGTGCTGTTCTCGTCGGTCTGCATTCTGTTCCAGACCAGCGCGATCATCCATGGAGGCGAGCGTAACTACATCATGGCGACCATCAGCCTGTATGTATCGATCTACAACCTGTTCATCAGCTTGCTGCAGCTGTTTGGCATCATGGGTCGTGATGACTGA
- a CDS encoding TetR/AcrR family transcriptional regulator codes for MNSSKPVSRRGRPPKVPREHGETLELLLRCGMEILTEQGFAATGIDTVLKRVQVPKGSFYHYFESKEAFGQAVLERYADYFARKLDRCFSDLSVPPLRRLSNFVEEAKLGMTRYQFRRGCLVGNLGQEVLVLPDSFREQLELTLKDWEQRLSICLEEAVELGELSSKHDCRALAAFFWVGWEGAILRARLVQHVRPLDIFFQGFLAGITK; via the coding sequence ATGAATAGCTCTAAACCTGTCTCTCGAAGAGGCCGCCCCCCAAAAGTCCCGCGTGAGCATGGTGAAACGCTGGAGCTGCTCCTGCGCTGCGGCATGGAAATCCTCACTGAACAAGGCTTTGCTGCCACCGGCATCGACACCGTTCTCAAGCGTGTCCAGGTACCCAAAGGCTCGTTCTATCACTATTTTGAAAGCAAAGAAGCTTTCGGCCAAGCCGTGTTGGAGCGCTATGCAGACTACTTTGCTCGAAAGCTGGATCGCTGCTTCAGCGACCTAAGCGTGCCCCCTCTGCGAAGGCTGTCCAACTTCGTTGAAGAGGCAAAACTCGGGATGACCAGGTACCAGTTCCGAAGGGGCTGCCTTGTGGGCAATCTTGGGCAAGAAGTACTGGTGCTGCCAGACAGCTTCCGTGAACAACTGGAACTGACCCTGAAGGACTGGGAGCAGCGCTTATCTATCTGCCTGGAGGAGGCGGTCGAACTGGGAGAGCTATCTTCCAAGCATGACTGCCGAGCCCTTGCCGCCTTCTTCTGGGTTGGCTGGGAGGGCGCCATCCTTCGAGCGCGTCTTGTGCAACATGTCCGTCCCCTCGACATTTTTTTTCAAGGTTTTCTGGCGGGAATCACCAAATGA
- the tusD gene encoding sulfurtransferase complex subunit TusD — MKFAIAVFSPAHAPSSRRALRFAEAVLAGGHEIARLFFYQDGVHSASANVVAPQDEQDIAAQWRAFIEINRLDAVVCIAAALRRGVLDEAEASRYQRPAVNLPKPWELSGLGQLHEAAQKADRLVCFGGD; from the coding sequence ATGAAATTCGCTATCGCGGTTTTTTCCCCGGCCCATGCGCCCTCCTCGCGCCGCGCCCTGCGCTTCGCCGAGGCGGTGCTGGCTGGCGGGCATGAGATTGCCCGGCTGTTCTTCTATCAGGACGGGGTGCACAGCGCCTCGGCCAACGTGGTCGCGCCTCAGGATGAGCAGGACATCGCCGCCCAATGGCGAGCCTTCATCGAAATCAACCGGCTCGACGCGGTGGTGTGCATCGCCGCCGCCCTGCGCCGTGGCGTGCTCGATGAAGCCGAAGCCAGCCGCTACCAGCGCCCGGCGGTGAACCTGCCCAAGCCGTGGGAGCTGTCTGGCCTCGGCCAGCTGCATGAAGCTGCGCAAAAGGCCGACCGCCTGGTCTGCTTCGGAGGCGACTGA
- the tusC gene encoding sulfurtransferase complex subunit TusC, with translation MAKSLLIISRQAPWNGPSAREALDIALAGGAFDLPLAMLFLDDGVFQLAPGQQPAAVEQKNLAANLQALPMFGVEELFACQHSLARRGLADNGLELPVEVLDDPALQALIARFDQVVTL, from the coding sequence ATGGCCAAATCCCTGTTGATCATCAGCCGCCAGGCACCCTGGAACGGCCCGTCCGCCCGCGAAGCGCTGGACATCGCCCTGGCCGGCGGCGCCTTCGACCTGCCGCTGGCCATGCTGTTCCTCGATGACGGCGTGTTCCAGCTGGCGCCCGGCCAGCAACCGGCCGCCGTGGAGCAGAAGAATCTCGCCGCCAACCTGCAGGCGCTGCCGATGTTCGGCGTCGAAGAGCTGTTCGCCTGCCAGCACAGCCTGGCGCGTCGTGGCTTGGCCGACAATGGCCTGGAGCTGCCAGTGGAAGTGCTGGACGATCCCGCCCTGCAAGCCCTGATTGCCCGTTTCGACCAAGTGGTGACGCTCTGA
- the tusB gene encoding sulfurtransferase complex subunit TusB: MATLHVLSHSPFGDERLDSCLRLLGADDGVLLCGDAVYALREGSAPQQQLQAANLAQRLFALDEDLQARAISSALAKPVDYQAFVELSLHYDKVNSWL, encoded by the coding sequence ATGGCAACCCTGCACGTGTTATCCCACTCCCCGTTCGGCGACGAGCGCCTGGACAGCTGCCTGCGCCTGTTGGGTGCCGACGACGGCGTGCTGCTGTGCGGCGATGCGGTCTACGCCCTGCGCGAGGGCAGTGCCCCCCAGCAACAGCTGCAGGCGGCCAACCTGGCTCAGCGCCTGTTCGCCCTCGACGAAGACCTGCAGGCCCGCGCCATCAGCAGCGCATTGGCCAAGCCTGTGGACTACCAGGCTTTCGTCGAGCTGTCGCTGCACTACGACAAGGTCAACAGCTGGCTATGA
- a CDS encoding nucleobase:cation symporter-2 family protein, protein MSSHEHSPGAAAPANELVLGLEDKPRLLIGLLAALQHLLAIIVPIVTPGLLICQALGVSARDTNLIVSMSLVISGIATFVQCKRFGPFGAGLLIVQGTSFNFVGPLIAGGALMVKQGTPVESVMAAIFGVVIAGSFVEMGVSRILPFVKRLITPLVTGIVVLMIGLTLIKVGLISMGGGFGAMANGTFANGENLLLSGAVLAVIVVLNRIPVVWMRSCAIVIALAVGYALAGYLGRLDFTGMHEAALFQVPMPLHFGLGFSWALFIPMLVIYLVTSLEAIGDVTATSKVSRQPVEGPLWMSRIKGGVLVNGANSLLAGLFNTFPSSIFAQNNGVIQLTGIASRHIGIWIAAMLVLLGLFPSVAGVIQAVPEPVLGGAAMVMFGAVAASGINILASTRLDRRALLIIAVSLALGLGVAQVPEFLAHMPAAIRNVLESGVATGGICALVLNWFLPESKEQA, encoded by the coding sequence ATGAGCTCACACGAACACAGCCCAGGCGCGGCGGCGCCTGCCAACGAACTGGTACTTGGCCTCGAGGACAAGCCACGGCTGTTGATCGGCCTGCTGGCAGCCCTGCAGCACCTGTTGGCGATCATCGTGCCGATCGTCACCCCAGGCCTGCTGATCTGCCAGGCGCTGGGCGTTTCGGCTCGTGATACCAACCTCATCGTCTCCATGTCGCTGGTGATCTCCGGTATCGCCACCTTCGTCCAGTGCAAGCGCTTCGGCCCGTTCGGTGCCGGGCTGCTCATCGTACAGGGCACCAGCTTCAACTTCGTCGGGCCGCTGATTGCCGGCGGCGCGTTGATGGTCAAGCAAGGTACGCCGGTCGAAAGCGTGATGGCGGCGATCTTCGGCGTGGTGATTGCAGGCTCCTTTGTCGAGATGGGCGTGTCGCGCATCCTGCCGTTCGTCAAACGCCTGATCACCCCGCTGGTGACCGGTATCGTCGTTTTGATGATCGGCCTGACCCTGATCAAGGTCGGCCTGATCAGCATGGGCGGCGGCTTCGGGGCGATGGCCAACGGCACCTTCGCCAACGGCGAAAACCTGCTGCTGTCGGGCGCGGTGCTGGCGGTGATCGTGGTCCTCAACCGCATCCCGGTGGTGTGGATGCGCAGTTGCGCCATCGTTATCGCGCTGGCGGTCGGCTATGCCCTGGCCGGCTACCTCGGCCGCCTGGACTTCACCGGCATGCACGAGGCGGCACTGTTCCAGGTGCCGATGCCGCTGCACTTCGGCCTGGGCTTCTCCTGGGCGCTGTTCATTCCGATGCTGGTGATCTACCTGGTGACTTCGCTGGAAGCCATCGGTGACGTCACCGCCACCAGCAAGGTCTCGCGCCAGCCGGTCGAAGGCCCGCTGTGGATGTCGCGCATCAAGGGCGGCGTGCTGGTCAACGGCGCCAACTCGCTGCTGGCCGGCCTGTTCAACACCTTCCCCAGCTCGATCTTCGCCCAGAACAACGGTGTGATTCAGCTGACCGGTATTGCCAGCCGCCACATCGGCATCTGGATTGCCGCGATGCTGGTGCTGCTGGGCCTGTTCCCGAGCGTGGCCGGTGTGATCCAGGCAGTGCCTGAGCCGGTGCTGGGTGGCGCGGCCATGGTCATGTTCGGTGCGGTTGCCGCGTCGGGCATCAACATCCTGGCCAGTACCCGCCTGGACCGTCGTGCCCTGCTGATCATCGCCGTGTCGCTGGCGTTGGGCCTGGGTGTGGCACAGGTGCCGGAATTCCTCGCGCACATGCCGGCGGCGATTCGCAATGTGCTGGAGTCGGGTGTAGCTACCGGAGGCATCTGCGCCCTGGTGTTGAACTGGTTCCTGCCTGAGAGCAAGGAACAAGCTTGA
- a CDS encoding gamma-butyrobetaine hydroxylase-like domain-containing protein translates to MNATPNIDSSKLINSAAQSEKRNVMSDLRHHDNQNGLIAAVMDDIQVTVTWSHGGFSRFHHGWLRENCPSTESRHPSSMERLIQPSEISPNIKPEQGELSEDGFLVVTWPLSEGRKERHRSSTRLLPGDIRTQEPTSSSFSKLSMTKSSLSTL, encoded by the coding sequence ATGAACGCCACGCCCAATATTGACAGCAGCAAATTGATCAATTCAGCGGCTCAAAGTGAAAAACGGAATGTCATGTCTGACCTGCGGCACCATGACAACCAAAACGGCTTGATTGCAGCGGTGATGGACGACATTCAGGTTACAGTAACTTGGAGTCATGGAGGTTTCAGCCGTTTCCACCATGGATGGCTGAGGGAAAATTGCCCAAGCACCGAATCTCGACACCCTTCTTCTATGGAACGTTTGATTCAGCCTTCTGAGATATCGCCCAACATCAAACCTGAGCAAGGCGAATTGAGCGAAGACGGTTTCCTGGTGGTGACCTGGCCGTTATCCGAGGGCAGAAAAGAACGGCATAGAAGTTCTACAAGGTTGCTACCTGGAGACATCCGAACTCAAGAGCCGACTAGCAGTTCTTTCTCTAAACTATCGATGACTAAATCGTCGCTTTCGACATTGTAG
- a CDS encoding TusE/DsrC/DsvC family sulfur relay protein, producing MSTLNVGDRAIALDKDGFLVDLQDWSHPVAEALAERESIALTADHWEILELLRQFYDEYQLSPATRPLIKYTALKLGTEKGNSPHLNRLFNGTPAKLAAKLAGLPKPTNCI from the coding sequence ATGAGTACGTTGAACGTAGGCGATCGCGCCATCGCCCTGGACAAGGACGGCTTCCTGGTCGACCTGCAAGACTGGTCGCACCCGGTCGCCGAGGCCCTGGCCGAACGCGAAAGCATCGCCCTGACCGCCGACCACTGGGAAATCCTCGAACTGCTGCGCCAGTTCTACGACGAATACCAGCTGTCGCCGGCCACCCGCCCGCTGATCAAGTACACCGCGCTCAAGCTGGGCACGGAAAAGGGCAACAGCCCGCACCTCAACCGCCTGTTCAACGGCACCCCCGCCAAACTCGCCGCCAAGCTGGCGGGCCTGCCCAAGCCGACCAATTGCATATGA
- a CDS encoding DUF6538 domain-containing protein: MARMATPWKDPRTGIYYIRRRVSKDLVQAFGELYKKSLKTKDLSQAKLLFASEWVSSEEAFAMARSRGEGPTVLTASDIQRST; the protein is encoded by the coding sequence ATGGCTCGCATGGCTACTCCATGGAAAGACCCTCGAACGGGCATCTACTACATCAGACGGCGGGTTTCTAAGGACCTCGTTCAGGCCTTTGGCGAGCTCTACAAGAAGAGCCTCAAAACCAAGGATCTGAGCCAGGCCAAGCTACTCTTTGCCTCCGAATGGGTCTCCTCTGAGGAGGCCTTCGCTATGGCTCGTTCACGAGGTGAAGGGCCCACTGTTCTCACGGCCTCTGACATCCAACGATCAACGTAG
- a CDS encoding DMT family transporter, which translates to MKIITSPIGIAAALFAAFTWSLNFLAPMVVGSYTIYDLAACRFIFSSLLGLGIIFINHPACKGLTLNDWLTTFWLGFIGYVGYFLAIVVAAKYAGPVIAPAFLGLVPVVLAIAGKFRGGVPWGHLRAPLAMALIGLILVNFRELLSARESLSLSLALGIIAAIAAVALWTWFGLANQRALAKRPSINSWVWTGMMMIGGGIQTVIALPILVNSGLFKAEAVGLALNTYSVHHLYLPALLLAIVASMGGVWAWTIASKRLPISLASQLLSMEMVFATGLGLMVSARWPTAYETVGIMLIVLGVVKVISVFNRASTIQGEPEKPGMNSMSPERSSL; encoded by the coding sequence ATGAAAATCATTACTTCTCCAATAGGGATCGCTGCCGCGCTTTTTGCAGCATTCACTTGGTCATTGAATTTCCTGGCGCCGATGGTCGTCGGTAGTTATACAATCTACGACCTAGCCGCTTGCAGATTCATATTCTCATCACTACTAGGGCTTGGGATAATCTTTATTAACCACCCTGCCTGTAAAGGTCTCACACTTAATGACTGGCTAACGACTTTCTGGCTGGGTTTCATCGGTTATGTAGGATACTTTCTCGCAATAGTTGTGGCAGCCAAGTACGCAGGCCCAGTAATTGCACCTGCTTTCTTAGGCCTTGTACCCGTAGTTCTAGCTATTGCAGGGAAATTTCGTGGAGGGGTTCCATGGGGGCACCTTCGAGCACCACTGGCGATGGCGTTGATCGGCCTTATACTTGTGAATTTCCGAGAGCTCTTAAGTGCCCGTGAATCGTTATCTCTGTCGTTAGCATTGGGGATTATCGCCGCCATTGCAGCAGTCGCCCTTTGGACTTGGTTTGGCCTGGCTAACCAAAGAGCGCTGGCTAAGCGCCCCAGCATAAATTCTTGGGTGTGGACGGGAATGATGATGATAGGCGGAGGCATCCAAACAGTGATTGCCCTGCCTATTCTCGTAAATTCAGGGCTATTCAAGGCCGAAGCTGTTGGCCTGGCTCTTAACACGTACTCCGTGCACCACCTGTATCTGCCAGCTTTGCTGCTTGCGATAGTGGCATCTATGGGTGGGGTATGGGCTTGGACGATTGCTTCAAAGCGCTTGCCAATCAGCCTCGCTAGTCAGCTACTGTCAATGGAGATGGTTTTTGCGACGGGGCTAGGGTTGATGGTGTCTGCGCGCTGGCCAACTGCTTATGAAACAGTTGGAATTATGCTCATAGTGCTCGGCGTTGTAAAAGTCATCTCCGTGTTTAACCGGGCCTCCACTATCCAAGGAGAACCAGAAAAGCCAGGCATGAACTCCATGTCTCCCGAGAGGAGTTCTCTGTAG
- a CDS encoding LysR family transcriptional regulator: protein MSVGDVPMVESQMEFLYFYNQLFQNGTGGGMDKHSDMAILVAVVDAGGFSPAARALNLTHSAISKRIQRLEDRLGAQLLTRTTRFMQLTEMGMVYVREARVILDKIQALERVVSSDAEAPRGSIRVSASNVFGRHFVTPALVGFLDRYPEIKIDLVLTDEFVDLKQDRIDVAIRIGRMPVVEHSCVKLGESPRTLCASPVYLDVYGKPEVRSDLVKHIRLKLNFDTEMNDLSEMTEPSLRGQASSRFTCNSVEAIHTACLAGHGIALLPDYLVAQDIADGRLISLFSPAPDSLVPSIYAVVNYKETLPARLKILLDYISKTLVAKAQGSPWWASVEASG from the coding sequence ATGAGTGTTGGCGATGTTCCTATGGTTGAATCACAAATGGAATTCCTATATTTTTACAATCAGTTGTTCCAGAATGGAACAGGAGGCGGCATGGATAAGCACAGTGATATGGCCATACTGGTTGCGGTAGTGGACGCTGGGGGATTCTCACCGGCTGCGCGGGCGCTTAACCTTACTCACTCCGCCATCAGCAAGCGAATTCAGCGGCTTGAAGACAGGTTAGGCGCTCAGTTGCTAACCAGAACTACAAGATTTATGCAGCTCACTGAAATGGGTATGGTCTACGTCCGTGAGGCTCGAGTAATACTCGACAAAATTCAAGCCTTGGAGCGAGTAGTGTCATCTGACGCTGAGGCGCCTCGAGGGAGTATAAGGGTTTCAGCATCCAATGTGTTTGGGCGCCATTTCGTAACTCCGGCCTTGGTTGGTTTTTTGGATCGCTATCCAGAGATTAAAATCGATTTGGTGCTCACTGATGAGTTTGTCGACTTAAAGCAAGACCGGATTGATGTGGCTATTCGAATTGGACGGATGCCCGTGGTGGAACACTCCTGCGTTAAGCTTGGAGAGAGTCCGCGCACTTTATGTGCGTCACCTGTTTATCTTGATGTGTATGGTAAGCCAGAGGTGCGCTCTGATCTGGTTAAACATATCAGGCTGAAATTAAATTTTGATACAGAAATGAATGATCTGTCTGAAATGACTGAGCCCTCACTACGGGGTCAAGCTTCAAGTCGATTCACGTGTAATAGTGTCGAGGCTATTCATACTGCTTGCCTGGCGGGTCATGGAATAGCTTTGCTTCCGGACTACCTGGTTGCGCAAGACATTGCGGATGGGCGTCTAATTTCACTTTTCTCCCCAGCTCCAGACAGCTTAGTGCCGAGTATCTATGCCGTTGTAAATTACAAAGAAACTCTACCAGCTAGGTTGAAGATTTTGCTGGATTACATTTCTAAAACGTTGGTTGCGAAGGCGCAAGGGAGCCCTTGGTGGGCGTCCGTCGAAGCCTCTGGGTAG
- a CDS encoding MDR family oxidoreductase has protein sequence MFKGILIEKQENKYSARLTELNDDQLPSGKVTVKVAYSTLNYKDALAITGRGPVVRSYPMVPGIDLAGTVESSDDPRYKPGDRVLLNGWGVGESHWGGLAQKARLSGDWLIPHPERLTERQSMAVGTAGYTAMLCMMALERHGLKPANGPVLVTGATGGVGSFAISLLAGAGYTVTAATGKSSEEAYLKSLGATTIIDRAELSAPGRPLAKEKWAAVIDSVGSHTLANACASTMPEGLVAACGLAQGMDFPATVAPFILRGVSLLGINSVTQPFERRVEAWKRLANQLNLDALSLMTQEISLESALPAAVDLMDGKIRGRLIVDVNR, from the coding sequence ATGTTCAAAGGCATTCTGATTGAGAAGCAGGAAAACAAGTATTCGGCCCGACTCACTGAGCTGAACGATGACCAGCTGCCAAGCGGAAAGGTGACGGTGAAGGTCGCCTACAGCACCTTGAACTACAAGGATGCTCTGGCAATCACCGGCCGAGGGCCGGTTGTTCGCAGCTACCCTATGGTGCCGGGCATTGACCTCGCAGGCACCGTCGAGTCAAGTGATGATCCGCGCTATAAGCCAGGTGACCGCGTACTCTTGAACGGCTGGGGCGTGGGCGAAAGCCATTGGGGTGGACTTGCACAAAAGGCGAGGCTGAGCGGGGACTGGCTTATCCCTCACCCCGAGCGCTTGACCGAACGCCAATCCATGGCCGTCGGCACTGCCGGATACACCGCCATGCTGTGCATGATGGCGCTGGAACGCCATGGACTGAAGCCGGCCAATGGCCCCGTGCTGGTGACAGGCGCCACAGGTGGTGTCGGTAGCTTCGCAATCAGCCTTCTGGCAGGTGCTGGGTACACCGTCACTGCCGCTACCGGAAAATCCAGCGAAGAAGCGTATCTGAAGAGCCTGGGGGCGACGACGATCATTGATCGTGCCGAGCTTTCTGCCCCTGGGCGCCCTCTGGCAAAAGAGAAATGGGCTGCAGTAATCGACTCAGTCGGTAGCCACACCTTGGCCAATGCCTGCGCAAGCACGATGCCTGAAGGCTTGGTGGCCGCATGTGGATTGGCTCAGGGAATGGATTTCCCTGCAACCGTTGCTCCCTTCATTCTGCGAGGGGTAAGCCTGCTTGGCATCAACAGTGTTACTCAACCATTTGAGCGACGAGTCGAAGCTTGGAAACGACTGGCTAATCAACTCAACCTCGATGCCTTATCTCTGATGACTCAGGAGATTAGCCTTGAGTCTGCTCTTCCAGCCGCCGTCGATTTGATGGACGGGAAGATCCGTGGCCGATTGATTGTCGACGTAAACCGCTAG
- a CDS encoding glutathione S-transferase family protein encodes MGLLIDGRWHDQWYENGKDGTFKRENAQRRNQLPAPEAGRYHLYVSLACPWAHRTLILRALKGLEPLIDVSVVSWLMQDHGWTFDPQQGSSGDHLDALQYLHQRYTQDDPHYTGRVTVPVLWDKKEKRIVNNESSEIIRIFNSAFNELTGNTLDLYPEPLRPTIEALNERIYPAVNNGVYRAGFATTQDAYEAAFDDVFNELDYLEELLGRNRYLAGEYLTEADVRLFTTLVRFDAVYHGHFKCNLRRLSDYHNLPNWLRELYQWPGVAGTVNMEHIQKHYYMSHKTINPNGIVPKGPQQDFNQPHDRERLAGKGIWQA; translated from the coding sequence ATGGGCCTTTTGATCGACGGCCGCTGGCACGACCAGTGGTATGAAAACGGCAAGGACGGCACCTTCAAACGCGAAAACGCCCAGCGCCGCAATCAGCTGCCCGCTCCAGAGGCCGGCCGCTACCACCTGTACGTTTCGCTGGCCTGCCCATGGGCCCACCGCACCCTGATCCTGCGCGCCCTCAAAGGCCTGGAGCCACTGATCGACGTGTCGGTGGTCAGCTGGCTGATGCAGGACCATGGCTGGACCTTCGACCCGCAGCAAGGCTCCAGCGGCGACCACCTCGACGCCCTGCAGTACCTGCACCAGCGCTACACCCAGGACGACCCGCACTACACCGGCCGGGTGACCGTGCCCGTGCTGTGGGACAAGAAAGAGAAGCGCATCGTCAACAACGAGTCGTCAGAGATCATCCGCATCTTCAACAGTGCGTTCAACGAACTGACCGGCAACACCCTGGACCTGTACCCAGAGCCACTGCGCCCGACCATCGAGGCGCTGAACGAACGCATCTACCCGGCGGTGAACAACGGCGTGTACCGCGCAGGCTTTGCCACCACACAGGATGCCTACGAGGCCGCTTTCGATGACGTATTCAACGAACTGGATTATCTGGAAGAGCTGCTGGGCCGCAATCGCTATCTGGCGGGCGAGTACCTGACCGAGGCCGATGTGCGCCTGTTCACTACCCTGGTGCGCTTCGATGCGGTGTACCACGGGCACTTCAAGTGCAACCTGCGCCGCCTGAGCGACTATCACAACCTGCCCAACTGGCTGCGCGAGCTGTACCAATGGCCGGGCGTGGCTGGCACGGTGAACATGGAGCACATCCAGAAACACTATTACATGAGCCACAAGACCATCAACCCGAACGGCATCGTGCCCAAGGGCCCGCAGCAGGACTTCAACCAGCCCCATGATCGGGAGCGGTTGGCGGGCAAAGGGATCTGGCAGGCTTGA